The following nucleotide sequence is from Triticum dicoccoides isolate Atlit2015 ecotype Zavitan chromosome 7B, WEW_v2.0, whole genome shotgun sequence.
CTCCAATTGTGAGGAGCCGGCTCCAAAGGTCCAGAGCCCAGTGGCCACCCCAGAAGTCGCCGCAATGACCAGCTCGCAGCATCCTTCAAAACCCGACGTGGCAACTGCACCAGCTGCAGCAGTCTCGGATAAAAGCGCGACCAATGGTTTCATGTTCTCGTTCCCTGTCACCAAAACCTCAGTTTCGCTTCCAGAACCGCCACCCACACCTACTTTCTTCTCACCGCCGAAAAGGAGCCCCCCAGCTGACATCCAAGATATCCCCAAGTTCAACTTTGGCTCAGCAAGCCCTATGGATAATCTTgttttctccgtcgattcggcgagCGTCTCTGCTGGTGCAGAGGAAGTGGCTCCAACCTTCAAGATTGGGTCGGACAAGAAGCGAGAACTGTCCTTTGATGTGGCTGGGAAAGATGCACTTGTCTCTTAGAGATGGGCATCCTCTGCCATCTGAACCCGGTCGCCACTTGTTATTTGCTGGGATGACGGCACCATTTATAACAAACAATACATGACTTATACAAGAAAACATGGGCCTCGCATACCCCAGTATTTTCTACGTATATTTTTTGTGGATGCTCCTGTCCTGAGTTATGTGTCATTTGCAGGATCTCCCTCCCCCCTGTGTTTCTCAACCAAGCCACGCCTGGAGTCAGTTGGGCATCAGCCAATTTGGTGTCCACACGGCTTTGGTATGCCTGAATAAAACTTCATAAAGCAATACCTTTTTGGTCAAAGGTATGCCTCTGATTATGTGTGTCTAATCTGTTGGAAAGGACCTTCTTTTCTCCATGGAAGCGCGTCTGATCCCGCGCATTTTGACGTATCATCCGACTTGGAAAAACCAAAACAAACAAGGGGGATGATCTGGTTCCCAGAGACCCAAAGACAGGAGTCGAGTCCGAGTCATGAGGGTGACCGGCTGATGCAGAAAGGCATTGACTGATTGCGTTTTCGCGCTGGCCTGATGGTACCTTTGAACCAAGCATGGCCAAAATGTAGGGTGTCACGCTCATTACAGTAGTATTATTAATAGTGATAGTCTATCTCATGCATGCATGGTGTGAAATAAAAGTTTAGCTTTGACGCGTTGGTACGAGCTGATTGTGGGTAGGGTTAGGGAGGCGGCGTCGCCTTCGTGACAGCGTTCGTGGCCTGGAGAAAGGGGAATCTTGTCCGTGCCATTATTGTAGACTTGAAGTTATGTATCTGCCCGGCACGGCGGGTGTGATTTGAGCGGTGGATCGTCTGATTATGGGGTCGATGATGTTTATGTCCCAACGGCCGATCACACCGTCTAGATTGCCCCTAAGCTATGCATCGGTCATCAAAGAAGGCTTGGTGTAGTTGCCGTCTGACGCGGAAAATTGAAAATGGAGCTCGGTAGCTTTAAGAAGCTGAAAAGCATGGATGCACGACAGCAACAAAGGTTGTACAAATCGTGCATCtttaaaaactactccctccgttccgcgatttactcgtcgtggttttagttcaaatttgaactaaaaccatgacgagtaaatcggaacggagggagtactcgacAGTGAAATCCACTCACAGCATGAATCCCAAAGGAAATTCGAGGTACCATCACGACCTCGTGATCTCTTCAGATGAGATGCGATCCCTACAATTTTTCTATGTAAGGAGGGGATGCAGCAGAACCCCTTCATCTCTCATGATCACGCCGTGATGGTGATGATTCCCTACTGTACCTTTCTCCATGACCGTAGAGGACTAAGAGGAGGACCCAAAATCTCTTTCTGTGGCGCGGGCCCGGGTCTTCAGCACAAAGGTCGTGGAATTCCGGGGCGCGCCCCCATGCCACTGCTGATTCCAACGTGATCGTGTCAACGTCACGTCCGGGCCCTCCCTCCGTGACCGTGTGGGCGTGGCGAAAGCTTTCTTTGCGTTGCGGTACGGGGCAAATGCAAAGGCAAAGGCAGAATATGGTCGCTGTCAAGGCATCAAACAAAACAGCCGGCCGGTCGACTAGCGAGCCAGCTAGGGTTTCTACGACTGCTTACGCACGCAGCCACACTGGTCGGCCTGCAGCTGCAGCTGATACGCAGGATGAGGGGAGGGCCAAACGCGTGGTGCTTCTCGTCCTTTTCTGTTCCGGTCCCCGAGCTCTCctgattttccattcacattttcgcACAAAAAGGTTGGGAGGGACCGATTTGTTTCGaaacatgatttgtcatttttacTTAGCAACGAAGAAGAGAGCTGCCCGGTTAATTAGAACATGGCAGTGCGAAGGGTCCTGGCCGACATGGCTGCCTACGtagacgcgcgcgcgcacacacacagccGAGAAAGAGGGCATCCGCTACACATGTATTCGGAGATTGTGATTTTGGCTGCTCATGAACTAGCTCGGCTGGCAAGATGAATGTCTTCCATCGAAAATCTATTTACGGTATAGGCGCTTATGACCTCCCCCTCTATGCCTTGCGGTAATGATTCCTCTGCAACTTGcatcgacgagctccacaaattgGATTGTAAGCGTATCTCGAATCAATAAAGCTTTTGGTTTAGAAAAAAACATTGTACTTCATGACCCTAATGCAGTGTACAAGTTGATATTTTTGCCATACTTCCTGCAGACGTAAAATAAAAAAATCCCATCATGCTAAGAACAAATCCTGAGACACTAAAAATACAACTTTTACCACAAAATCATAAGAAAACCAAGTTAAAAGATAACGGTGTTTAAAGGTAAACTCTTGCTGTCAAACAGACAACCGAGAAAGTACAAATAGCAGATGCTATTCTTTTAATGAAATAGCAAATGTTTATGGTGTCCTGTCTTGGTGACTCTGAAAGGATGAGAATATTCAGATGTTTTTTCTCATTTGTGTCCTTTTCATATGTTAAGCCAATCATCAAGTCTTTGGTTGCAAAGCCACTTGTTGAGAAGCAACTTTAGGTGTGTGAATGTGATGACCACATCCCACAGCTTAAAGCACCACCTCACCACGGGATGGCAACTTACATCTAAAAAGAAGGCCTTGCAAAAAAGTGAGCATATAGCACAAAGTAGAAACACCAAAGAAACAAAAAAAGGTGATAGTACTAACCACACGATCACTAACCTTTAATTAGTTGATCAACACGTCATCAAGTTCAACAGAGCAAATGGTTACCTATGTACTTTTTTTGATAGAAACATTACAAAAAAGTCGCTGTTTCTCTTCCAAGTGTAAGCTCTAGTTGCATCTGCGTTGCAACTTTTTCCGTCGATGCAAGTTTATTTTTTAATGTAAAATGCTGTTACACAGAAAATATAATGAATTGATCAAAGCGATGGACCCCCTCGAGGGATTATATACACATCTTACAAACTTTTTTTTAGGGAATCTTACAACTTCTTCTAAGTACACGCAACATTACCCCCCAAAACACCGAAAATTCGAATCTGAGCCCGAGCTTATCTGCACCTGCGCTcacgaaaaaaatcaaaataaatagtagaaaaattcaaaaaattccaaaaaaaaattggGGTGGTGGACATTTTGATGTGTGAGGTACGCTCCAATTTTTAAAACATTTGGACTTCTGTGCAGCTCTCagaaaaaaagacaaatcggaggtctgtaaaaatgtgtactgttcatatactgttctggtctgatttgtcttttttgctgagagttgCACAGAAGTtcaaatgttttgaaaattggagcgtacctcacacatcaaattgtctaccacccaattttttttggaattttttgaattttttacgattTTTTTGACCGGGTGCAGATGCACCCGGGCACCGAAACGCCGTTCTCCCAAAACACATCCTTTTATTTCTTAATAAAGTTTGAACTCATATTCTCTTCGTAAGCATGCGGGTGTTTGGAGCACATGCATTTGATAAGATATCTCTCTTGAAATCATACCGGCATTATACCAGTGAAATGGGCTAGTTAGGACTACAGAAAAGTTGCGTAATtccccaaagaaagaaaaaaaaagaaagcagTCGCATGATTccccagaaaagaaaaaaaaagtcgcATTATTGATCGACCCTTGTATTGCCATGCCAGATGATTGGTATCGTTCCATAGAAAACTATTGGAGGCCGCCATCGAAATGCTTTCCATACTATGTTGGATGATTTGATGAATAGATGGGGTTTTTTCCTGAAGAAAATAATAATTTTGAGGCGACCACAGAAGAGAGATGGGCGATGACGGCGGTGCGTCATCGGCTTGCTTCAgttcttgtagtcgtcgctaggtggtctatagaTCTGTATGTAATTTTATTATTTCTCGTGTTCGTTATATTGCCATGATTGAAGACGAATAGATTGAAACTTTTTCTTgaaaaaatagagagagagaggtgccaCACGAGGCACACTCGAAGGGGCAATCTGCAAAAGAACCGCAAAAGGACTAGCAGACGCGTCCGCCGTCCACCACCGGTCCACGACAGACGCGCACGCACAGAGCACCACAGCACCCCCACCGCCGGCCCCGGTtaacccccctcctcctcccccttccgttTCAAAAATCAAACCTCCCCGACGGAAGCCCTCTTTCCCCTCCCCACTCCCTCCCTCCCGGCCGTTGCGGTGGCGAATCCGGGCTGCAACGCGGGGCCGCCGGCGTGACCCTCCGTCCCCTCCTCCGCCGCGTCCCCCTCGTCGGGTCGCCGATCCACCTCGTCCCGTCCAGTCCCACNNNNNNNNNNNNNNNNNNNNNNNNNNNNNNNNNNNNNNNNNNNNNNNNNNNNNNNNNNNNNNNNNNNNNNNNNNNNNNNNNNNNNNNNNNNNNNNNNNNNNNNNNNNNNNNNNNNNNNNNNNNNNNNNNNNNNNNNNNNNNNNNNNNNNNNNNNNNNNNNNNNNNNNNNNNNNNNNNNNNNNNNNNNNNNNNNNNNNNNNNNNNNNNNNNNNNNNNNNNNNNNNNNNNNNNNNNNNNNNNNNNNNNNNNNNNNNNNNNNNNNNNNNNNNNNNNNNNNNNNNNNNNNNNNNNNNNNNNNNNNNNNNNNNNNNNNNNNNNNNNNNNNNNNNNNNNNNNNNNNNNNNNNNNNNNNNNNNNNNNNNNNNNNNNNNNNNNNNNNNNNNNNNNNNNNNNNNNNNNNNNNNNNNNNNNNNNNNNNNNNNNNNNNNNNNNNNNNNNNNNNNNNNNNNNNNNNNNNNNNNNNNNNNNNNNNNNNNNNNNNNNNNNNNNNNNNNNNNNNNNNNNNNNNNNNNNNNNNNNNNNNNNCTCGCCTCCCCACTCCCCCAACCTTTCCCGATCTCCTCGTCGCTAAGCAAACAAACCCCTTATTAACCCCCCGCCGAAGCAGAAGTTAGCCTGGAGAAAAGGGCGCCACTTGCACTGGGCTAGGCACTCTGCTCCCCGGTGCTACTAGAGTAGAGTAGAGCTGGAGCGCCTGGTACGTGCCACTGGGTGTGTGGGGGCTGAGTGCTAGGAGGCCAGCGCCAGGCGGGAGCCGAGATTCCTTCTTGTCCCCGACTGGGTTCAGGCggattggttggtgctcttcttgcgGATTCTTTCTCCGTTCTTGGCAAGTTCGCCGTCCTGCTCCTGTGCTACGGCGGCGGTGAGGAGAAGGCAGCAAAGATTGCGCGGGGGCCAGGGGAGAGCAGCCGCCGGTGTCCGGCCTCGGAGCGGCCGCCCCAGCCCGTCTATGGAAGTTGCCGCCCCGGCTCCACGCCACGGCCTGGAACCAAATTGCCGAGCAAGGCGCGGCTCGCCTGCCCTTCTGACGCTGCTGCTCACTCCGGTGCCCGTCTTCTGCCTGGTTCTTGCTCCGGATCGACGGATTGCCGCGGGCCTGCTATGACGGTGGTCATGGGTCGGCGCCGGTGCGCTCACTGGATGCTGCTGCTCTTCTGTTGCCTCCTCCTCACGTCCCCCTCACATGGTACGCGGTGTTTTTTTTTATCCAATTCAATTCAGTGTTGTTTTGTCTAGATCATAGAACTCATACATCAAGTTTACTGTCTAGCTGAGCAGGCTTTTGCAACAAAATAACCACCGGCTTTGGTGTCACAAACTGAGATTTGACTGTTGGTGCTTGCTGTTTACCAGGTCATCGTCACCATCGACCCGCTGACGCGTTTGTCGGGGCATACGGGATAAACTACGGGAGAATAGCGAACAACCTCCCATCCCCGGACAAGGTGGTGGAGCTCCTCAGGAGGTCCAAGATAAGGAATGTCAAGATATATAATGAAGATCACGCTGTGCTCGATGCGTTCAAAGGGACAGGGCTCAACCTGGTCATTGCTATCAACAATGGGTTGCTGAATGCTCTTGCTGCCAATGAGAGCGTTGCGATTGACTGGCTGAATGAGAACGTGAAGCCTTACATTTCTCATACACGCATCGTTGGAATCACTGTGGGGAATGAGGTGCTGGGAGGCGATCCGAGCTTGGCCGCTCCGCTCGTTGGAGCTGTTAAGAATATGTACGATGGTCTCAAGAAACTGCATCTGGATGACAAAATTGAGCTTTTCACACCCCACTCTGAAGCTGTGTTCGCTACTTCCTATCCGCCCTCTGCATGTGTTTTCAAGGAAGAAATCATGGTGTATATGAAGCCACTGCTGGACTTGTTTTCACGGATCGGCTCACCTTTctatgtcaatgcatatcccttttTGGCTTACTTAACTGATCCGGGACAGATCGACATTAATTATGCTCTCTTTCAGCCCAACCCTGGAATAGTTGATCCGAATACTAGTCTGCACTATGACAACATGTTTGATGCGCAGATAGATGCAGCTTACGCTGCTCTGCAGGCTGTTGGTTATAATGACATGGAAGTCCGGGTGGCAGAGACTGGCTGGGCTTCTAGTGGAGATCCAAATCAAGCAGGAGCATCAGTTGAGAATGCAAGGACTTACAATTACAACCTCCGTAAGAGGCTCTTTTTGAGGAAGGGAACTCCTCTCAAGCCAAAGATACCGGTCAAAGCATACATCTTTGCCTTGTTTAATGAGAACTTGAAGAATGGAGATCCTACTGAGAAGCACTATGGGCTCTTCAATCCAGATGGAAGGATTTCATATGATATCGGTTACTCAGGTCTATTACCTTCATCAGCACCCGCATCCTTGCTGTCAATTAAGGTAAGCATTTACTTCTCGGCTTCTCGCCCATCTACTTGTTTGCCCACTAGTCTTTGTTTTCATTGTATTGTCCTGTTTGATGGTTATTGGATTATATTATAGTAAGGTCTTTGCTCCAGTAATCCACTTTCTCAACATTTATGAACTTCAAAGCAGATTAGAGGTGGATATAAAAAGTTCCAAAGTCATCAATTGCCACTCAAAAGGGTACAGTAGTCAATTAGACATAGCTTTCAAGTCCAAACCTCATGACATCTTTAACAAAAGGGGCCCTATCAATTTAATTTCTTCCGTGCATCATGGATCATGGCACTTTCAGCTGTCCAGCATCTGTATCACAGTATCAGTATTACAATTTGATACTTAGCTAAGTAAATCAATTTTAAAAACACCATCCCTGTCTTGGCGGAAGGATTCAAGGTCATGACGCCGCGAGGTCTGCTGGGGTTCCATCATTCACACATGGGATGAATGTGGCGGTCGATTGTTGGCTGTCCTTATCCAGGTCGTGAACATTGTAATATATGTTCGTTAACGAACAAGGCCTGTCAGTGTTGTGGATGAACGTCGTCTTTGACAAACAGGATTGGTACCAATGTTGTCCAGAGAAGAACTTCAGTTGTACTAAATAGAAATAACACAGGCAGGCTGAGCAGTAAATACTGAGATCCTCCATAAAGTAGACAAATGACAAGAAATTAACTTGCCTACTTCTAAAACGATTTAAATGCCAATAAGGTCCGAATAAGTTTCCTTTCCATTTATATCATTATGTAACCTCTTTACCCAGTTGGGCTAAGCCAATTTCATTGCACTAATAAATGCCTAGCAAAAAAATTGGATGACTCTCAATTCCTTTCTTCGAAGGTAGTTTGTTGTTATTAGTGTAGTGCATAATTGAATGAGGTATTGATCTGCAAGTTCATGTTCTGAATTCTCTAAAACTTCCCCTGCAAATAATTTATGGGAATTTTTAACCAAACTTGCTAGAATAACAGGCTTCCTGTACTTTAGCCTACTAGAACAATTTGCCACTTATGTTCATTAAAATCACCTCAGTTCCGGGTATTGTGTAATAAAAAATGATCCCCAATTTGATATACTGTATTTGTTATACTTCTATTAGTCAGTTTTTCTATTGGATTCTGGTACTGCCTATTTCTTGCTTACCTTTGGCGTATGATGATAGCACATCATTACGATAGAAGGTAACCTGATTTGACATTGTGATTTATGTTTACAGGAGATGCGAGCCTGGGGTTGGATTGCACACTATTCGGCT
It contains:
- the LOC119336264 gene encoding glucan endo-1,3-beta-glucosidase 14-like — its product is MTVVMGRRRCAHWMLLLFCCLLLTSPSHGHRHHRPADAFVGAYGINYGRIANNLPSPDKVVELLRRSKIRNVKIYNEDHAVLDAFKGTGLNLVIAINNGLLNALAANESVAIDWLNENVKPYISHTRIVGITVGNEVLGGDPSLAAPLVGAVKNMYDGLKKLHLDDKIELFTPHSEAVFATSYPPSACVFKEEIMVYMKPLLDLFSRIGSPFYVNAYPFLAYLTDPGQIDINYALFQPNPGIVDPNTSLHYDNMFDAQIDAAYAALQAVGYNDMEVRVAETGWASSGDPNQAGASVENARTYNYNLRKRLFLRKGTPLKPKIPVKAYIFALFNENLKNGDPTEKHYGLFNPDGRISYDIGYSGLLPSSAPASLLSIKEMRAWGWIAHYSAAVILAIFLF